A part of Variovorax sp. HW608 genomic DNA contains:
- a CDS encoding BMP family ABC transporter substrate-binding protein, whose translation MNDLNKRTLLKLAALTAVASAALVGCGKKEEAPAPAPAPAAPAPSAAAPAPAGPLNIAFAYVGPVGDGGWTFAHDTARKAIEKEFGDKIKTTYVESVPEGADAERVLRDMVSQGNKLIFGTTFGYMEPMLKVAADNKDVKFEHATGYKTAENMRTYDSRTYEGAYMAGVIAGAMTKTNTLGVVGSVPIPEVLRNINSFTLGAQSVNPKITTKVVWVNEWFSPPKETEAATALINGGADVLFQNTDSPAVLKTAQEKGKRAFGWDSDMTAYGPKAHLASAIINWTPYYTKATQDVLDGKWTTGQSWWGVKEGAIDLVAIAEDVPAETKAKVEEVKKGLKDGSFAIWKGPIVGQDGKELVAAGAVADDKFLTGINFYVKGVEGSVPGGEKK comes from the coding sequence ATGAATGATCTGAACAAGCGCACCCTGCTGAAGCTGGCCGCTCTGACGGCGGTCGCCTCCGCCGCCCTCGTCGGCTGCGGCAAGAAGGAAGAGGCCCCGGCGCCGGCCCCCGCGCCCGCCGCTCCGGCGCCTTCGGCGGCGGCTCCCGCACCCGCTGGGCCGCTGAACATCGCCTTCGCCTATGTCGGGCCGGTGGGCGACGGCGGCTGGACCTTCGCGCACGACACCGCCCGCAAGGCGATCGAGAAGGAATTCGGCGACAAGATCAAGACCACCTACGTCGAGAGCGTGCCCGAGGGCGCCGACGCCGAGCGCGTGCTGCGCGACATGGTCAGCCAGGGCAACAAGCTGATCTTCGGCACCACCTTCGGCTACATGGAGCCGATGCTCAAGGTCGCGGCCGACAACAAGGACGTCAAGTTCGAGCATGCCACCGGCTACAAGACTGCCGAGAACATGCGCACCTACGACAGCCGCACCTACGAAGGCGCGTACATGGCCGGCGTCATCGCGGGCGCGATGACCAAGACCAACACGCTCGGCGTGGTCGGCTCGGTGCCGATCCCCGAGGTGCTGCGCAACATCAACAGCTTCACGCTGGGTGCGCAGTCGGTCAACCCGAAAATCACGACCAAGGTGGTGTGGGTCAACGAATGGTTCAGCCCGCCGAAGGAAACCGAAGCGGCCACCGCCCTCATCAATGGCGGCGCGGACGTGCTGTTCCAGAACACCGACTCGCCGGCCGTGCTCAAGACCGCGCAGGAAAAGGGCAAGCGCGCCTTCGGCTGGGATTCGGACATGACCGCCTACGGCCCGAAGGCCCACCTGGCCTCGGCGATCATCAACTGGACCCCGTACTACACCAAGGCCACACAGGACGTGCTCGACGGCAAGTGGACCACCGGCCAGAGCTGGTGGGGCGTGAAGGAAGGCGCGATCGATCTCGTCGCCATCGCCGAGGACGTGCCGGCCGAAACCAAGGCCAAGGTCGAGGAGGTCAAGAAGGGCCTGAAGGACGGCAGCTTCGCGATCTGGAAGGGCCCGATCGTCGGCCAGGACGGCAAGGAACTGGTGGCGGCCGGCGCGGTCGCCGACGACAAGTTCCTGACCGGCATCAACTTCTACGTCAAGGGCGTCGAAGGCTCGGTGCCCGGCGGCGAGAAGAAGTAA
- a CDS encoding ABC transporter permease: MESYALLLGSTLSAGTVLAIAALGLLINEKAGIVNLGAEGMMLCAAIAGFATVVTTHNTWLGFLAGMAAGALLAAFFGVLVIWLNTNQYATGLALSLFGVGFSAFAGINFVQAKLPASTSYALPVLGDLPLVGPALFRHHPMVYFAVLLTFGLIWFLYRTRSGLVLRSVGESPESSHALGYPVRRIRFLAVIAGGALCGLAGAYLSTVYTPLWVEGMVAGRGWIALALTTFATWRPIRVLLGAYLFGGVSMLGFHLQSTGVQVPSQFLSMLQYIAPIVVLALISRNPAFIRANMPASIGKPFYPGS, encoded by the coding sequence ATGGAAAGCTACGCACTCCTCCTCGGTTCCACCCTGAGCGCCGGCACGGTGCTGGCCATCGCGGCGCTGGGCCTCCTGATCAACGAGAAGGCCGGCATCGTGAACCTCGGCGCCGAGGGCATGATGCTCTGCGCCGCCATCGCGGGCTTCGCGACCGTGGTGACCACGCACAACACCTGGCTCGGCTTCCTGGCCGGCATGGCGGCGGGCGCATTGCTCGCGGCTTTTTTCGGCGTGCTGGTGATCTGGCTCAACACCAACCAGTACGCGACCGGGCTCGCGCTGAGCCTGTTCGGCGTCGGCTTCTCGGCCTTCGCGGGCATCAACTTCGTGCAGGCCAAGCTGCCGGCGAGCACCTCCTATGCGCTGCCGGTGCTGGGCGACCTGCCGCTGGTCGGGCCGGCCCTGTTCCGCCATCACCCGATGGTGTACTTCGCGGTGCTGCTCACCTTCGGCCTGATCTGGTTCCTCTACCGCACGCGGTCCGGGCTGGTGCTGCGCTCGGTGGGCGAGTCGCCGGAGTCCTCGCATGCGCTGGGCTACCCGGTGCGGCGCATCCGGTTCCTGGCGGTGATCGCGGGCGGTGCGCTGTGCGGGCTCGCGGGCGCATACCTGTCGACGGTCTACACGCCGCTGTGGGTCGAGGGCATGGTTGCCGGCCGGGGCTGGATCGCGCTGGCGCTGACCACCTTCGCGACCTGGCGGCCGATCCGCGTGCTGCTCGGGGCGTACCTGTTCGGCGGCGTCTCGATGCTCGGCTTCCACCTCCAGAGCACCGGGGTCCAGGTGCCCAGCCAGTTCCTGAGCATGCTGCAGTACATCGCGCCGATCGTGGTGCTGGCGCTGATCTCGCGCAACCCCGCGTTCATCCGCGCCAACATGCCGGCTTCGATAGGAAAACCGTTCTACCCCGGCTCATAA
- a CDS encoding ABC transporter permease, with protein sequence MLKLEPRPQLSRFWSYGSPILALLITVLIGMALFAALGKDPVKGLLVFFWEPLKSSYALGELMVKATPLLIIALGLAVCFRANVWNIGAEGQFVFGAIAAGGVALLADKTTSQWIVAAILIAGIAGGMVWAAIVAFLRDKFNANEILVSLMLVYVATLLLGYMVYGPWKDPHGYNFPQTKTFEAVTQIPRLMKGSRVSIGLIIALLGSGALWVFLFRTRAGFAQQVGGLAPAAARYAGFSARRAVWIALLASGGAAGLAGALEVAGPLGQLTPYVPAGYGFAAIIVAFVGRLHPVGMIFSAVLMSMFYIGGELAQSRLGLPKSLTGVFQGLLLFTLLACDTLIAYRIRRKAVPKALPVAPGTSSLQVSTPLTAPVARPATTEGAA encoded by the coding sequence ATGCTTAAGCTCGAACCCCGCCCGCAGTTGTCACGCTTCTGGAGCTACGGCTCGCCGATCCTGGCGCTCCTGATCACGGTGCTGATCGGCATGGCGCTGTTCGCGGCGCTCGGCAAGGACCCGGTCAAGGGCCTGCTCGTATTCTTCTGGGAGCCGCTCAAGAGCAGCTACGCGCTCGGCGAGCTGATGGTCAAGGCGACGCCGCTCCTGATCATCGCGCTCGGCCTCGCGGTGTGCTTCCGCGCCAATGTCTGGAACATCGGCGCCGAAGGGCAGTTCGTCTTCGGCGCCATCGCGGCCGGCGGCGTCGCGCTCCTGGCCGACAAGACCACGAGCCAGTGGATCGTCGCCGCCATCCTGATCGCGGGCATCGCGGGCGGCATGGTGTGGGCGGCCATCGTGGCCTTCCTGCGCGACAAGTTCAACGCCAACGAGATCCTCGTGAGCCTGATGCTGGTGTACGTCGCGACGCTGCTGCTCGGCTACATGGTCTACGGGCCGTGGAAGGACCCGCACGGCTACAACTTCCCGCAGACCAAGACCTTCGAGGCGGTGACGCAGATTCCGCGGCTCATGAAGGGCTCGCGGGTGAGCATCGGGCTCATCATCGCGCTGCTTGGCTCGGGGGCGCTGTGGGTGTTCCTGTTCCGCACGCGCGCGGGCTTCGCGCAGCAGGTGGGCGGGCTGGCGCCGGCGGCGGCGCGCTATGCGGGCTTCTCGGCACGGCGCGCGGTGTGGATCGCGCTGCTCGCCTCGGGCGGCGCGGCGGGCCTGGCCGGTGCGCTCGAAGTCGCGGGGCCGCTCGGGCAGCTCACGCCCTACGTGCCGGCGGGCTACGGCTTCGCCGCGATCATCGTCGCCTTCGTCGGGCGGCTGCATCCGGTGGGGATGATCTTCTCGGCGGTGCTGATGAGCATGTTCTATATCGGGGGCGAGCTGGCGCAGTCGCGGCTGGGCTTGCCGAAATCGCTGACCGGTGTGTTCCAGGGGCTGCTGCTCTTCACGTTGCTGGCCTGCGACACGCTGATCGCGTATCGCATCCGGCGCAAGGCCGTGCCGAAGGCGCTGCCCGTGGCGCCTGGTACGTCGTCGCTGCAGGTCAGCACCCCCTTGACCGCCCCGGTCGCCCGCCCTGCCACCACGGAAGGAGCTGCATGA